A stretch of Telopea speciosissima isolate NSW1024214 ecotype Mountain lineage chromosome 11, Tspe_v1, whole genome shotgun sequence DNA encodes these proteins:
- the LOC122644888 gene encoding 40S ribosomal protein S11-1-like, translating to MRIQSLLFIWESSMIEDYTIVFLFAGTYIDKKCPFTGNVSIRGRILSGTCHSAKMVRTIIVRRDYLHYVKKYQRYEKRHSNIPAHISPCFRVKEGDHVTVGQCRPLSKTVRFNVLKVIPTGSSGGVGKKAFTGM from the exons ATGAGAATTCAGTCCCT GTTGTTTATCTGGGAAAGTTCGATGATTGAAGATTATACAATTGTTTTCTTGTTTGCAGGAACATATATCGATAAGAAATGCCCATTCACTGGGAATGTTTCAATCAGGGGCCGTATTCTATCAGGCACCTGCCACAGTGCTAAGATGGTGAGGACTATTATTGTCCGTCGAGACTACCTTCATTATGTCAAGAAATATCAGAG ATATGAAAAGAGGCATTCAAACATTCCAGCACACATATCTCCATGTTTCCGTGTGAAAGAAGGAGACCATGTTACAGTCGGCCAGTGCAG GCCACTGTCAAAGACAGTGAGGTTTAATGTGTTGAAAGTGATCCCTACTGGATCATCTGGTGGAGTTGGGAAGAAGGCTTTTACAGGAATGTGA